A portion of the Fulvia fulva chromosome 1, complete sequence genome contains these proteins:
- a CDS encoding Cytochrome P450 monooxygenase has protein sequence MTKGVMYSLLLTVLGPIVAGIVYTILLVGRREKNLPPGPPTFPILGNLLQIPLKGAHFQFTKWAEQYGGIYTLKLGTGTAAVITDRRLVKELVDKKSAKYSERPKSYVANLISGGDHILLMDYGAQWRDTRKLLHGSFMERMVDENHMPLQEAEAR, from the exons ATGACCAAAGGCGTCATGTACTCTCTTTTGCTGACCGTACTCGGTCCCATCGTAGCAGGCATCGTCTACACCATATTGCTTGTAGGACGTCGTGAGAAGAACTTACCACCGGGTCCTCCTACCTTCCCTATCCTAGGCAATCTTCTACAAATACCACTTAAAGGAGCGCACTTTCAGTTCACCAAATGGGCAGAGCA ATATGGTGGCATTTACACCCTCAAGCTAGGCACTGGCACAGCAGCAGTCATCACTGACCGTCGTCTCGTTAAGGAGCTGGTCGATAAGAAGAGCGCAAAGTACTCGGAACGGCCAAAGTCTTATGTCGCCAATCTCATCAGTGGCGGCGACCACATCCTTCTCATGGACTATGGAGCGCAATGGCGAGATACCAGGAAGCTGCTTCATGGGTCGTTCATGGAAAGGATGGTAGACGAGAACCACATGCCACTGCAGGAAGCTGAAGCACGCTAA
- a CDS encoding Cytochrome P450 monooxygenase patH, which translates to MLYDYLVRPDDHMLHPKRFSNSTIMSIVWGVRTPTPQTRHMERLYALMEIWSKVMETGATPPVDIYPLLHYLPQSIFLNWVDRATHVQKEMNHLYSDFLRDIRHRRSTVGSRGAFMDKVLESADSEKRMDGLTYSDHELWFMGGTLTEGGSDTTASIVTAFMQAMVAYPDVQRKAQAEIDAVIGPDRSPTWQDYKRLPYVAQCVKETMRSRPVTPLAFPHALAEDDWVDGMFLPKVRMCIACPRSQRNDCRCLHGIMIQGTVIIVNAWGLHNDPKRFPSPEHFDPDHFKDMTTPAPELANGRYESRDHYGYGTGRRFCPGAHLAERNLFLAMSKLLWAFNIGPGKNGVPDTSPVTGYCEGFLVCANDFDVSFDIRGGRAENDSEGA; encoded by the exons ATGTTATATGATTACTTGGTCAGACCTGATGACCATATGCTGCATCCTAAACGCTTCTCAAATAGCACCATAATGAGCATCGTATGGGGCGTACGTACGCCGACGCCGCAGACGCGGCACATGGAACG GCTGTACGCACTTATGGAGATCTGGTCGAAGGTTATGGAGACAGGCGCGACTCCTCCGGTGGATATTTACCCGTTACTCCACTATCTGCCTCAGTCTATTTTCCTCAACTGGGTCGATCGTGCCACCCACGTACAGAAGGAAATGAACCACCTCTACTCCGACTTCCTTCGCGACATCCGTCATCGACGTAGCACAGTTGGTAGTCGAGGAGCCTTCATGGACAAAGTCCTCGAATCGGCCGACAGCGAGAAGCGTATGGACGGATTGACGTACTCTGACCACGAGCTCTGGTTCATGGGTGGCACCTTAACTGAAGGTGGTAGTGACACTACGGCGAGTATCGTCACTGCATTCATGCAGGCTATGGTTGCATATCCTGATGTACAACGGAAAGCGCAGGCAGAGATTGATGCTGTGATTGGTCCGGATCGCAGTCCAACCTGGCAGGACTACAAGAGACTGCCATACGTAGCTCAGTGCGTCAAGGAGACGATGCGCTCGCGTCCAGTCACTCCGTTGGCATTTCCTCATGCCCTCGCTGAGGACGACTGGGTCGATGGCATGTTCTTGCCAAAGGTACGCATGTGCATCGCGTGCCCCAGGTCCCAACGAAACGACTGCAGATGCTTACATGGTATCATGATACAGGGCACGGTCATCATCGTCAACGCTTGGGGTCTGCATAACGATCCCAAGAG ATTCCCAAGTCCCGAGCATTTCGACCCAGACCATTTCAAAGACATGACGACGCCAGCCCCCGAGCTCGCAAATGGCCGCTACGAAAGTCGAGACCATTATGGCTATGGTACGGGCCGTCGCTTCTGCCCTGGCGCCCATCTCGCAG AACGTAACCTATTCCTCGCGATGAGCAAGCTTTTGTGGGCATTTAACATAGGTCCTGGCAAAAATGGCGTGCCCGACACATCTCCCGTCACCGGCTACTGCGAGGGCTTCCTGGTATGTGCAAATGACTTCGACGTCAGCTTCGATATCCGCGGAGGGAGAGCAGAAAACGATTCAGAAGGAGCTTGA